gtcattatagttgggtatgttgtctatgggtgtgggttaaagagtttaccatttattttgtagatagttaacataacttagttaatttatcaatattgtgaattatagaactttgttttgttagtgttaattttttgagtatttatttgtatagtttttgctatcaaaattttattcatcattttattttgatcatgatcttacaaatttctttgactttatttatcattagtttgggtatgaaatgggtagtgaatgaatgtaatgaatgggaatgagtatgtaattatcaaaattttattcatcatttctaggtttttatttttatcatgattttacaaatttctttgactttatttatcattggtttgggtatgaaatgggtagtgaatgaatgtaatgaatgagaatgggtatgtaattatcaaaattttattcatcatttctaggcttttatttttatcatgatctttcaagtttttttgactttatttatcattggtttgggtatgaaatgggtagtgaatgaatgtagtgaatgggtatgtaatcatgctcctctacccacctagttctttcagaacccttttaggcattataggtcaccacacaatggagtaatagataattccgtctctccatccactaggattagaaggtttatgtcttggcctttagatattaatgggcactctataacctggcttgaatatgttcattggtaagattgcattacttttttccctcactttacgactatgtgatttaactaacataggacttgacttgaacaggttcacaatgcctgatattgttataatcatataccatggtggtccgcttaagaatcccaatgcgaacaagggattgccatttgaggggccgggtATGAGAACTTATTATGCCGAagttgatcgtaggttgaaaacccttgatgaattgaagatatttgtcatggaagagttgggtaagaatcctgatgcgtacaacatgcaaattacttatcgtatgccaaatgaaatcatgaagcaccggattaattacaagtatatgctgatagaaaaagacaaacatgtgaagatcatgtttgacaagttggagagtatagctgaagtaagtaacattgagttgtacatacagttggagccgcgtgcaggatggcaagaggatatccaacaaacaactagaagcttacaagttgcgcttccggatgctcaatatgagtattctacacatgtagaggatgatgatgttcatgccgatggagatgatgatgatgatgacgacgacgactatgttgatgagactactgccgttaacaatgatgatgacgatgatgatgacgacgacgactatgttgatgagactactgtcgttaacaatgatgatgacgatgatgatgatgatgatgatgatgacgactatgttgatgagaatcttgccattaacggtgaagattttgccgataaagatgactatgaagacatgattgagagaggggactttcgggactttggggactttgagagggacattgatgacgatgagacattggacggcggtgaacctgatgcagacaatgttattagtgtccaaaacattacaaacacaatccctgcctacgcacctcctgcgttgtcattctctgcaaatacttgggaaaatatggttgatccttcgcatattgagatgccatttgtgtctacttggagagaggggatgaatttgtgcaaagggttgacttttgcgagtaaagtggaggtgaagcgcgtattaacaatttgtgccctcaaggaaaacaaaaactttaagatcactaggtcgacgaggaaaaatttttgtgcgaaatgcgtgcatgagtcgtgcaagtggtatgtctacgcagttataaagcccgagctccaaaatctatggatggtcaccgtgtatgtgggtcctcacacgtgtTTACCGACtggggtgcgaaatgatggtagaatgatgagttgtaattttattgcagcagaaatccataacaagttacttgaggatcacaccactcaaattaagcatctcagatctctgatagaggcgaaatataatggccataagccttcttactacaaggtatgggatgcgaaacaaaaggcgattgcgcttatgtttggagattgggaagaatcttaccaaaggctgcaaaagttgctaatggcgtatattgatcaggacccgactacccagttttgctatcgtgtcacacccaccgatgaagatcacaccgtattgttgcattatgtgttttggtctttcggtccatgcatatcaggattcaaatactgcaagccggttatcagtattgatgggacccatctgtatggtaaatatcagggaaagttgttggtcgcaatggcaaccgatgctaacaacaaggtattccctctcgcctttgctgttgtggattgtgagtcagggtccagttggaggtggtttttacgatGCCTCAGAGAAACGATTGGCCACCTGATACCTGACGacggcatttgcataatttctgaccgacatctcggtatcaaaaacgccattgcaaactggcctagaagggatgatggaaaagcaaaggtatttcatagatattgtcttcgacatgttgctagcaacttcaacacccattttcagaactcgactctaaagtcagcggcgttgaaagcgggatatgctagtcaggtagttaaatttgctaccataatggactccattaagcaggtggaaattgaggccattaggaagaagaagaaggtgacggggagggatggtaaggaaaagaatcaagattatcttccatacacatacctaatgagcgaggatgtggacatgtggacccagtcatacgatggtgggagacgttttggagcaatgacaaccaatatatcagagtgtttcaatggtgtgctgaaaggtgcacggggccttcctattgccgcgttggttgagttcacttggagcaaacttgttcaatatttccacgaccggcgcaaagaataccattatgagttgtcagagggtaagaaatggagtgaatatgccttatccacgtgggatggaaataagcgtaaatatgagaaacactatctcaagccatttagcaatgaagagctgatatttcaagtagttacccaACTCAACGTATCTAGCgcaggagggggaaaccacagttacgaagttcggttacgggaaaaaacatgcagttgtgggaaatggcaaaatatagggatcccgtgttcacatgcaattagagtatgtgactatttacatattgattcgaccacgtatattcacccatgttatggtttgaaccatgcccttaacacttatgagcatgcatttgtggttcctaagtcacagtcattatggagggatcccatggggccaaagtggttgcctaatccggcattgttgcgggccaaaggtcgaccggtgaagtcacgaataagaaatgagatggatggagtgaggaataaggatcaagaaccgggatggcggagggaggacgcagatttgatagagagtcaaccgaagcagacatgtggactgtgtcatgctTCCGGGCATAACCGCAGAAAATGTCCGCAATCCCGCGGTGCTTTCACAAGCGGCCATGTTCCACACTAGGTAGGTTGGCAAAAATTTATGCAtcggttaaataattgttgttcattcgatgtttacctaatgtttactatcttgtctcctaacgtaaatactctacgtttttcaggcatccttccatggacgacgttgtattggctctatgtgaactttttgattgttgttgaatgtacttgtaattctctatccaatgtacctctatgaagattgtgatttgagtagtatggttagaattgcaaattaagcgtggttggacatgtttagaatggtgatatattgagaatggtgatatattgagaatgacttttgttgtgatttgagtgcatttacattgtaaaatgatgcctgaaacagagcattttctgctgggaaaaaaaaaatttgcccagtaaaaatcgagttttagacactcgagttccttgggaaaaaaaaatttgcccagtgaaaatcgagttttagaaactcgagttccactggggaaatttttttgaaacagggcatgcctctctgcctctctgcctgaaacagagcatgctgttggggaaaaaaatttgcccagtggaactcgagtttctaaaactcgattttcactgggcaaatttttttccccaacaacatgctctgtttcaggcagagaggcagagaggcatgccctgtttcaaaaaatttgcccagtggaactcgagtctctaaaactcgagttcctttgGTTACGACCTCCATTAATACTGGAGTtataatggaaaataaaatcggtccatttggtctaatttggtctgatttggtctaatttggtctgattaaTCTATTTTAgtctaatttggtcttacttggtctgatttggtcttatttggtctaatttggtctgatttggtcttatttggtctaatttggtcttacttggtctgatttggtctgatttggtctgatttggtcttatttggtctgatttggtctgatttggatattttggtctaattatttgggggtcagctgtccaccattgctacactgatattcatagtgctacatgtgctgctcaatagcTCGGCACTGTTGAACCCTATCTAGTCATATCATTCACACTCACGTCAATACACAGATCTGCATCATTTTGCAATGTAATGCAATGCACTGTATTTTAGTGGACTATATTTAAGTTCAATCAAGACATCCTCTGCTTTagccaagagagagaaagagtctcTATGATTGAATTcaggaaaataatttcaatacaAGAGGTCTGTAATGCAAAGAAGCTTGCGTGTAAATTGCACACTTCCCTCAGTCCCTGTAGCAACCAGGCTACCCCCacagaaataagaaaaaaacaatgtcCATATTTGCATTGTCATTAAGTTTAGATTAGACCATTGAAAGGATTTACAATCTTCACTATTTTAATCGATTAATGATCAGGACATGTGACTTCTTGAGGTAAACAAAATATCACTTAATGGACCATTCTAAGCATTATCATGTGTTTCATGATGACTTACCTCTATAGCTAGGAGCTATTGGGATGCTTCtatgttttggtttcatttttctGTTACAGCTGGTTTATGATCATattggtttattattattttttaaatgtctaaaattaaacAGGGTTCAGGCCTTGATCTTGTCACCAACAAGAGAATTGGCATCTCGAACGAGAGAAGGTGATATTGGCAATGGGTAATTTCATAAGTATTAAAGTACATGCATGCATTGGACGCAAGAGTGTGGGTGATGATATCAGAAAGCTAGAATTAGGCCATCAGGTGGTGTCTGGAACTCCAGGCAGAGTTTGTGACATGATCAAAAGGAGAACACTGAAAACTACACACATCAAATTGTTAATTGTTGTAAGTCTATGTTTTGTGATCCCTAACCTTACTCTTTtaactctcctctctctctcagatgTGCAAAATGCCTATGAATGTTGCTGATCTAATATAAGTTTTGCTGGCCGTCTTGTGTGTTGATGCATCACAGTTGTGCGGTTTAGACCATAATTTTCACCAAGCACttataattcttgcaaacactaatacaagtacaccttttcataacataccaacaacgaacagcagggaaaaaatgagcaagtagacatcaacaacaacaacactaaTACAAGTAGGTTCACAAAACGtgtagacatcaacaacaacgttgaatgttcgtaggtagaaatttttggaagtcatcattgcttgaatctgagaagtctgaaatgtCACTTTCATCATTTAGcacagtaatttcattaatagacttcatggctcgctcttgcgccttcccctttagatgcttcctagctttttggactgcatgaaaacggtctagccgcctttgcatttgattgttctcttgttcaaggcgagcaagtatgttggcaggttcatctctaggtaactcggctgagcgtgccttaggaactcgtaacccgtgccatcgacaatacacctccaactcacacctcttctcgtatagggttgaccatggtggttctgctacggtgaactccattgcggtggtatctgtacttagttttgtaggtttgccgaccatgatgtggccaacgcttccaagactctcgtacgtgtatattggcatattaacgaaatctctcttctttccaacccatttccttccatagtggtctgtgtatgtttgtagttgttgatctgctggaacttgtgatgattcatttgttgaagtagattgaaacttgtttctacgtgtacgagatgatgttgaggcgttgcgactcatagcttactcaacctacaaagttagtggtgtaggaataagaaaagaattgtggtacatttataacctcattccaccgtgtattcaataataaaatttaatatattcgggcttgtcatgtcaatacagtGGAAAACCACTAcacgaattttttgttcaaatgttcccaatgtcacgGTGAGATTCTCTTATTCGGGCGTAGTTGCGGTGTACTGCCATGACTATTCAGCTGAACAGTATTCATGTGAAGAGTATTTAGCATGCTTGTGTTTCATCTGACATGAACTTGACAAGATAATACCgagttgtgttaaatgcatcataaacttttcaggggtcttctgcatccttgaaaacagtgcattgcaaaatgatgcagatctgtgtattgacgtgagtgtgaatgatatgactagatagggttcaacagtgccgagctattgagcagcacatgtagcactatgaatatcagtgtagcaatggtggacagctgacccccaaataattagaccaaaatatccaaatcagaccaaatcagaccaattaagaccaaatcagaccaaatcagaccaagtaagaccaaattagaccaaattagaccaaattagaccaaatcagaccaaattagaccaaataagaccaaatcagaccaaatcagaccaagtaagaccaaattagaccaaaatagattaatcagaccaaattagaccaaatcagaccaaattagaccaaatggaccgattttattttccattataACTCCAGTATTAAGGGAGGTTGTAACcaaaggaactcgagttttagagactcgagttccactgggcaaactttttgaaacagggcatgcctctctgcctgaaacagagcatgctgttggggaaaaaaatttgcccagtggaactcgagtttctaaaactcgagttccactgggcaaatttttttccccaacagcatgctctgtttcaggcagagaggcagagaggcatgcccggtttcaaaaaaatttccccagtggaactcgagtttctaaaactcgattttcactgggaaaattttttttttcatcattttgcaCTCGCATTATAGGCAACAGATGGAATGGGACACTCTGGTCATGTAGGTAATCAATTGTGCAAATGGATCTtaacaaaacttttaaaaaccACCACTTTAGAGTTGTAGTTGCATCGATAATTTTCGAGTTCCAAGAACTTGAAATTGTATATGTCAAATTTCTCTTGTCGTTTGGCAGCGAATATATGAGATAACTTGCAATTACGAACAAATCCTAATATTAGGCAATGtgatttcttaataaaaaagaggaagagaacaaaaaaatcaatttggttTGGGTTGTTATTTCTGTCAAGTTTGCTAATCAAACATGATGGTTAAAAtttgcttttgaattttattgccTTGTCAATAGACCttaaattgtcaaaaatttattattattcagaCAAGTGattaacatcaaaattttaacaTCAATTTTAACATCAATACACAAGCTTTAGAAGAAAGAGCATcttgttattaatttattggACAGTTCACAATAAGTTCTGGAATAGAAACTCTTAAGTATTAACTTAAATTATTACACTTTAGAAGTTGGCATTGCCAGATTAGCTCCAGTTTTCTAGAATATTACATCAATTGGCGCAACCACATCACTGCAGAAGTAACAGCCCAATCTCTGCCTTTCATCATTAGAGCTAAAAGGACCAGCTCCATGGCGCATAACCAAGAAGCTATCAAATCCTAGAGCTGCAGTTATGGTAATCTGCAAACAAGTGAATTTGATATCTAAATAAATACACCTTATTATTGCAGTTGATCAAATAAATCAACCTGAACAAGAAGTGAACCAAGCATCTCAATTAAAGCCCAACCAGGATTATTTGGAAGATGACATGGGTCATAAAAACCAAACAGCAACTGCCAATAGCAAAAATAGTAGCCTTAAGAAAAACACATCAATTAAACATCCCACATAAAGCTATTTCTAGTAGCAAAATCCCATTAAGCATTCCAAGTAACTTGAGGAGTCATACAGACAAACCTTGTTACCATCACTTTGGCAGGTTTCCCAATCCTTTATATGCTTAACCGTAGCTAGTGAATTTGGATCAATACAGACCAAAAAGAAGGGCACATCTGCATCAGACAAATTGAGCATACATTAAAAGGAACATAAATAAGATATAATCATCctttaagataaaaaaaagttcaaaataatGAGGAGGCATATCTACCGGCTGTTAAGCTTGAGTTTCGCCACTCATTACAAGCCACTGAAACAGATTTTGCCTGCATGTTACAAAAACAATCAAACATGAACAAcgtaatttaattaaaatagtttGGTTCTCATTTTAAAATAGTTTCCAACAATTATCAGTCTCAGCACCTCGTCTAAGCTAAAATACTGTGAAGCTCGCTTTAAATCAACCAAGGTTGCTGGAGGATCAAGCACCAGAGCAGGGAAAGCAAACCAGTAGTGAAACGTCCATTTTTTCAAGTCTGCAAATGAGATAAGAAGGAACCTTGAAAGTACGGCACTATCCTCCACAGCTTTTCCAGTATGAATGTCATCCCAAATCTAAATATCAAGAAGATGGAAACTTGTTATGTAAGATCTACATTCACATTTGGTCAAAATGAATTCTTCTACTTTCAATCAAGTTACACAACAATTATATCCATAATTGCTAATCGGCACTTAACTTAGAAATTGAGCTACAGAGTACAAACTGACTGCACATAAAATTAAGGAACTAAACCTATTTCAAGGAGCACCTTTTTTGCTTCTGCCCTTAGCAAACTCTTCTTATCAAGGGCATGGAAACTTTCTATTGTATTCGTGTTATAAAGAATGCCTGGGACAGGGCACCTGTTTCTGTTGCCACCACTTGTGGCAGCTGTTGAAGATTGCTCATTCGATTCAGAAGGCAAAGAATCAGCTAGTAGAGTTAAATGATTTGATACTTGAGGATGTGAGCAAGGAGCATAAAAACCTGCAAAACAAGGTCAGTTTGTACCCCAGAttacaccaaaatatcataaaaCAAATAAGGTTTAGTTTCTCATTAACACAAACATGTTTCaattataataacttttttttttatcagtaatTACACACCCGATGGttattgaacccacaaccttaACCTTAACCTCAACCTTACTCTTACGAGAAgaggaggtgccatttgaggTTAGAGATAATTGGCTTCATGTTCAATTGtgataacatataaaaaaaaataaaactgattCACTATACCCGATCAGTAGGGTCTCCTGAGTTCCCATTCAAGAGCTTGTGATTCTCTTCTTTGTTCCTGCTATCCTTGTCTTTAGAAGTCAAGGGTAACAATAATGATGCTCCACTTGTCCGATCAGGCATTTCTGCAGTAACAACACAAGTCAATGAAACTGCCCAAAGACTGTCAACCAAGAATTTTAGTAATAACAGTGGCAGATTCCTAACCTGGCAATTTCTTGTCtataaagaacacaaccaaATTAACAGTATACCTGCAGGGGAATCATAGAGAGAACTGTGaacaaaatgtaaattttattcAGAAAATGTAGAAGTTTATAAAGATGAAAGAGGACCATACCAtgcaacaacaacatcaaccGTGTAATGTTTGCGGGATGCTATGATCAAGAAACTCTGGATCACAGCAAGTAACCAAGCAAACTGTTTTATAAACCTGCAAtgatgcataataaaaatttaagatcAGTTGGAACCACATATCACCAAGATAGCATTTGGTCAGGTAGCATTGTGAAGTAAGATTTAAACAAgtcaaacaaaactaaaaacagcGGTCACAATCTCTACCCAGAGAGTCAAAGACAATCAGCTAGCTTAGAAGTCAAACTGGGTTCATCAATATTTATAACCTGCATATGTAGAATTCATAACCTGCATTAAGAAATAGAAAGGCAATTAATGAGGGGAGTAGGAACTAAGAACGGTAAGTATATGAAGGCAGATGTCATAAAAGATCATAATGGAAATGTAAACCAACATGCTCTTCATTTTTTTGagcattttctgtttttaattagataaaaaatCTGTAAACTTTTCATTTGAGCCACTGCAGACTGGATGATGTGCTTAGAATTATCAAAGGTTTGCATGCACAACATACATGTTCCAAACAcccctcttttttattataagaatacATTTTCCAAAcgcaaaaaacaaaagttgaacCTCATAATCACTCGTGGTCAAGAAAGCAGCCCCGTTTAGTTGATTTATAAAAGAGAAGATCCTTAACATAAGTTACCCATCCAAGGCGAGCTTAGACTTTAGGCTTACTACCATTCATGATAAACATATTGCTATTTATTGACTGAACCAATGAGTACTCATGTTAGTGGGGATCATTTAAAAGAAGGGCTAGGTCAATGAAGTGTGAGGTGTACATCTAGAGACTTGAGAACcccatattttacaataaacttaaatGGGGCCATGTAGAGAATGGTAGTAGGAAACTGATACACAAAAACTGTATAAACAGAAGGAACAAATTGATTTCCACTGGAGCTCAAATAACATTTTTGAGTTAGAAAATTCAACTCTGCATCAAGGGCAAATaagtaactaaattttatagaTGTCCCCAGTATAATCCCAAGTAGCACTAGGATTAGGCAGTAGGGATAAAAATTTGGGTATGAGTTGTCAAACCTAGGAGAGGAATACCGGAAAAGTACATAATGTGACAGGCTCCGATACAGTTCACATAAGTTCATTTTTAAATGTTGCTCCAACCATCCGGTCACACAATCCAGCAACCCCAAACAGAAAAATCAATTCCCAAATTCATCACCCAACCCACAAATTAACAAACAAACCCATAACTGGCCACCCATTAAAGCCACCAAGCccaaaaagctttaaaaaaaaacccctaaaatCATTTTCGTCAATTGTGCCCAAAATCACAGATCCTTTGAGCACTGTCACTCAGCAATGCTAAATTTCCACTTAAATGAAGAGGCAGTAAGCAAGAGAGATAGATAgttaataaaaagaaagtattCAGCAAATATTGGTGTGGAGGTCATTTGGAGCACAGTCAGAACTTTGACTTGACAAA
This genomic stretch from Castanea sativa cultivar Marrone di Chiusa Pesio chromosome 9, ASM4071231v1 harbors:
- the LOC142609235 gene encoding ubiquitin-like modifier-activating enzyme atg7 — protein: MIFWCFYAPCSHPQVSNHLTLLADSLPSESNEQSSTAATSGGNRNRCPVPGILYNTNTIESFHALDKKSLLRAEAKKIWDDIHTGKAVEDSAVLSRFLLISFADLKKWTFHYWFAFPALVLDPPATLVDLKRASQYFSLDEAKSVSVACNEWRNSSLTADVPFFLVCIDPNSLATVKHIKDWETCQSDGNKLLFGFYDPCHLPNNPGWALIEMLGSLLVQITITAALGFDSFLVMRHGAGPFSSNDERQRLGCYFCSDVVAPIDVIF
- the LOC142608633 gene encoding phosphatidylinositol:ceramide inositolphosphotransferase-like, producing MHHCRFIKQFAWLLAVIQSFLIIASRKHYTVDVVVAWYTVNLVVFFIDKKLPEMPDRTSGASLLLPLTSKDKDSRNKEENHKLLNGNSGDPTDRV